The genomic window cagacagagcatgaacaggggagggtcagagagagagagagacacagaacctgaaacaggctccaggctctgagctgtcggcacagagcccgacgcggggctcgaactcacggaccgtgagatcgtgacctgagccgaagtcggccgcttaaccgactgagccacccaggcgccccttgtttatgttttaaaacatcatgcctccgtcagttaagcaactgactcttgatttcggctcaggtcaagatctcacggtttgtgagatcgagccccaagttgggctctgcactgactgcgtggagcctgcttgggattctctgtctccctctctctctgcccctcccctgcacgttctctttctctctctctctctctctgtcaataaataaataaacaaacttaaaaaaaaaaaaagaaaaagacattcctCTGACTGCTCAGGAGACGGTGTACACGGAGGGCCAGGATGGAAGCTGGGATTGCAATATGGGGACACTGACGACGAAAGAGCTCGAATTCCCGCCCTTGAGGATTCCCCAGACATGCGCAGAAGTACAGCTCAGAGTGTGTCTGTGCCCTAACGGGGGTCACACAAGGCATCGTTCGAGTCCAAAGGAAGCAAGTGAAAAGGCTCCTGGGCCACAGGAAAATCTCGCCGGCTGTGACACCAGAGGGACCCAAAGGGCAATGGCAGAGGTGGACCAGATGGAGAAAAGTGAAGCCAAGGAGGACGGAGGAGGCCTGGCCGAAGAGCCTGAGCTGTGGCCAGAGGTCTCTGAGGGCCAGCGGAGTGGGacaggagtggggaaggagtgTGCCATGTAGGGGAGGAGCTGCAATGGGGCGACCGGAGGCTAGGAGGCCAGGGAAGGGgccgggggaggaaggggaggcccGAGGTGAGGGTGTGGGGATGGAGAGCTCCGTGGGGGTCAGAGGCGCCCCCGGAGGGTGCTCACCCTTCCACTCCAGGTTTCCGCGGCCTCTCTCCAGATGCCCCAGCAGCCGCTGGGGGCAGGAGTTGAGCAGGAAGGTCCTCTCCTTGCTGACCGCACCCGCCTCCTGCATCCACCTCTTACTGATGGTCTCAGTCTCGGGCCATTCCCCACTCCAGGTGCCCAGCTTGGGGTCAAAATCCATGAAATCCTCGCCATTCAGAGCAAACTTGGCCACGGGCACCGAGGCATTGTCAGGGCCCAACTCACAGCCCAGCAGGCCCTGCAGGGTGTAGGGACCTGGGGTGCCCAAATACAGGTAAGTAGGACCCAGGAGCAggggccccagcccctcctccctcagacccgggAGTCTAAGccaccagccccctcctccctcagacccgagtccagacccccagcccctcctccctcagactggggagtccaggcccccagcccctcctccctcagacccaagagtccaggcccccagcccctcctccctcagactggggagtcctggcccccagcgccctcctccctcagacccgggAGTCTGGGGCCCCAgcgccctcctccctcagacccaggagtccaggcccccagcccctcctccctcagacccaagagtccaggcccccagcccctcctccctcagacccgggAGTCTAAGccaccagccccctcctccctcagacccgagtccagacccccagcccctcctccctcagactgggGAGTCCAGGCccgcagcccctcctccctcagactggggagtcctggcccccagcccctcctccctcagactggggagtcctggcccccagcgccctcctccctcagacccgggAGTCTGGGGCCCCAgcgccctcctccctcagacccaggagtccaggcccccagcgccctcctccctcagacccaggagtccaggcccccagcccctcctcccacagacccaggagtcctggctcCGGGCCCCCTCCGCCCTCAGACTCGGGGATCCTGGTCTTACCTCCTTCTCCCAAGGCTTTGAGAGCTTCAAGAAAGAGTTCCTGCTTGTTTCTCAGGTCCGTTGTCTCCTTCTCCCAATACCAGGACACCTGGTTTTCCCAGACCCAAGCCCCACACGGCTCGGCCTGGGCCCGCAGGTTATTGTAGCTCAGGTATTGCTGGGGTCCCAGCCAGCCTGATACCCAGAAGGCAGGAGTCCCGGGGGCAGGAGAGGACACAGCGGTGAGGTGGTACAGGAGGGAGAGATGGCTCTCTgccggagagagacagaggtgaagaGAGCGTTGGGGGGGATGGACCTAGACTGGGGGCAGGACGGATACcctgaaagaaaacagactcaaccccagagaggagagacagaccaGAGAGCGGGGAGACAGAGGCGAGGAGGGCCGGACCCAGAAGAGGGGGGCGGTGGTGAAGACAGattcggagagagggagacagacttgCTGGGGGACAAACTCAGAGTGGAGGACAGATCCAGACCGTGGAGGACAGCCTCAGAAAGAGGAGGatagactgggggagggggacagaccgGGGCGGGGAGCAGACCCAGAGGGAGGGCCCCGgtcccggcgggggggggggggggggggggcacagtcaGAGCGAAGCGAACAGGTGGTTCTCAAACACAGCGACcgagggaggaagaaaagtgaTACGGTGACAAGTGGCGAGGGGGGTCGTGTCCCGCCCGGGGGAAACCTCAGACTGCTCTTCCTTCGCCCGCTTCCCTCCGACCCGGCAGCCGCGGCCCCTCACCTGCGCGCAGTGTCGGCAGGAGGAAGAGCAGGAACCCGAGCCCCCAGGGCTGAGGCCGGCGGACCCCCATCCTGAGCGGGAGacctggggcgggagggggcgcgTGACTGCTCcggacccccgccccgccccgtcctCCCCCAGCTCCCGAGGGGCTCGGCCACCACGCGCGCCCGCGCCTGTGGGCCCCGGGGCTCCGCGACCGAGCCTGGCCACCGCGCCCTCCTCCTCGGTGAACTTTCACCCTTAATTTGATCCGTTTGGGTTAATTAATTACAGAGCCTGGATAGGCTGAGAGTCCTGTCTCAGAGCTCGGCcccgcctcttcctcctcccccagagcctggagtccaaaccccagcccctcctcctcagaCTCGGGAAtcccggcccccggcccctcctccctcagacccgggAGTCCaaaccccagccccctcctccctcagactcgGAATCCCggcccccaggccctcctccctcagacccgaGAGtccgggcccccagcccctcctccctcagacccgaGAGtccgggcccccagcccctcctccctcagacccgaGAGTCCGGgcccccagtccctcctccctcagacccgggAGTCCTGacccccaacccctcctccctcagacccgaGAGTccgggcccccaccccctcctccctcagacccgggAGTCCAGGccaccagccccctcctccctcagacccgggAGTccaaccccagcccctcctcctcagaCCCGGGCGTCCTtacccccagccccttcctttcTGAGACCCAGGGGTCCGCGTCccagcccttccttccccagaACCAGGAGTCCCGGCCCCCAGGCCTTCCTCCCTCGGACTGGGGAGTCCagggtccccagcccctcctccctcagacccgggagtcctcacccccagccccctcctgagACCCAGGGGTCccagcccttccttccccagcACCAGGAGTCCCGGCCCGCCAGCCCTTCCTCCCTCGGACCCGGGAGTCCAGGGCCCcgacccctcctccctcagacccgggAGCCCCTGCCCTaaggccccctcctccctcagacttaggaatcccagctccagcccctcctctctcGGACCCGGGAGTCCAGGGCCCCAGACCGCTCCGCCCTCAGACCCGGCAGTCCCGACCCCCGCCGGTCCtcccctgggcctgggccccagccctgctcacgGCAACGAAGTTCCCTTCCCGCCTGCAGC from Panthera tigris isolate Pti1 chromosome E2, P.tigris_Pti1_mat1.1, whole genome shotgun sequence includes these protein-coding regions:
- the FCGRT gene encoding IgG receptor FcRn large subunit p51, which codes for MGVRRPQPWGLGFLLFLLPTLRAESHLSLLYHLTAVSSPAPGTPAFWVSGWLGPQQYLSYNNLRAQAEPCGAWVWENQVSWYWEKETTDLRNKQELFLEALKALGEGGPYTLQGLLGCELGPDNASVPVAKFALNGEDFMDFDPKLGTWSGEWPETETISKRWMQEAGAVSKERTFLLNSCPQRLLGHLERGRGNLEWKEPPSMRLKARPGSPGFSVLTCSAFSFYPPELQLRFLRNGLAAGSGEGDFGPNGDGSFHAWSSLTVKSGDEHHYRCLVQHAGLPQPLTVELESPAKSSMPVVGIVIGLLLLTAAAAGGALLWRRMRKGLPAPWISLRGDDVGALLPTPGLPKDADS